Proteins encoded by one window of Brienomyrus brachyistius isolate T26 chromosome 1, BBRACH_0.4, whole genome shotgun sequence:
- the rgcc gene encoding regulator of cell cycle RGCC, whose protein sequence is MMKSPKIKSKKKSHFLEEDDDLNAVLCEFDAVIEDFSSPVEKRHFRYDEHLRSMKRRSSASVSDSGISDSESAESLNRNSFSFSDEKLNSPSMFSPTSACPPIRTHKAKLGDTKELEDFIADLDKTLASM, encoded by the exons ATGATGAAGTCTCCTAAAattaaatctaaaaaaaaat CGCACTTCCTTGAAGAAGACGACGATCTCAATGCCGTCTTGTGTGAATTTGACGCGGTCATCGAAGACTTTTCATCCCCCGTAGAAAAGAGACATTTCAGATACGACGAGCATCTGCGATCCATGAAAAGGAGAAGCAGCGCCAGTGTCAGCGACAGTGGCATTAGCGACTCGGAGA GTGCTGAATCCCTCAACAGgaacagcttcagcttcagTGATGAGAAGCTGAACTCACCATCCATGTTCTCCCCCACGTCTGCCTGCCCCCCCATCAGAACGCATAAAG cTAAGCTTGGAGATACTAAAGAATTAGAAGACTTTATTGCCGACCTTGACAAAACATTAGCAA GTATGTAG